In Pieris rapae chromosome 24, ilPieRapa1.1, whole genome shotgun sequence, a single window of DNA contains:
- the LOC111000765 gene encoding transferrin — MQGLKVLILCSLLKIVCLQGVGSGHNGNLRLCIVEGRGAYKRGTKFCPILDEESSGVECVLGTDRLDCLRRISKGTVDFGAFSPEDLVAAQWADVDVLVTNELRHRVQDYERTVVAVINRRLVVEGAWSLESVLRNTTLCHPGNGVNDLRPLSDTLAGYLESLVITRSCDPKLSLTENRIKSVAEFFGKACKAGPWLPDPVRDAELKHKYPSLCAACENSACDSLDRYWGASGALLCLVDGAGDVMWGELGDVVAYFGLNSNSSAFPSSSEFLYLCRDGSYQPLKDNNRPCVWLNRPWPVIVAKRKASVAVTNLISSLNDGALFDGHWHGALSALLEVREAPTPLYPPRTPLDHLAGARGFREAYSQSGCDPPRHVTLCTTSLLAKNKCDWLSEAGAVYGITPPLQCILRENEQACLAAVKNQECDVTAVDSDWMLSATRDFNLNPILYEVTPIVEKMNTVVAYVKKGGKINKMADLRGKRAAFPRYDGFAWHSVIQYLNKEITCNEIFHYFDEVCAPGIENFNFSKKKVKIVDKFTKSCYQNEDNEKAALLSLVHGNSDVAFVSMETFNQYQAELFALHAEQPEIVPLCPEENSKYCYISWANIGHLYATKNLTQMRRHEITNVFTKLDQLFGKHQPFHNPMFSIYGPFNHQLNVLFHNNTKMLATEEIFKMHPYDAMPLNFEFRILNNTIDNCQISDSTFSKAFVAVPTFLTVILNLVLCLMMLN; from the exons TACGACTATGTATAGTGGAAGGGCGTGGTGCATACAAACGTGGTACAAAGTTCTGCCCCATCTTGGATGAAGAATCTTCGGGCGTTGAGTGTGTTCTAGGAACcgatag GTTGGACTGTCTCCGTCGCATCAGCAAAGGCACAGTGGACTTTGGCGCCTTCTCACCTGAAGATCTTGTAGCTGCTCAGTGGGCTGATGTTGATGTACTGGTTACAAACGAGTTGAGGCATAGAGTTC AGGACTACGAGCGTACAGTGGTGGCGGTGATAAATCGTCGTCTGGTGGTGGAAGGTGCTTGGTCCCTGGAATCAGTACTTCGGAACACTACATTATGTCACCCTGGTAACGGGGTCAATGACCTTCGGCCGCTATCCGATACATTAGCCGGG TATCTCGAATCGCTAGTAATCACCAGGTCATGCGACCCGAAGCTGTCTCTCACCGAAAACAGAATCAAATCTGTCGCCGAATTCTTCGGAAAGGCTTGCAAAGCTGGACCCTGGCTCCCGGATCCTGTGAGAGACGCTGAACtta AGCATAAATACCCATCCCTGTGTGCCGCTTGTGAAAATTCAGCTTGCGACTCGCTCGACCGATATTGGGGGGCAAGTGGGGCATTATTGTGTCTAGTTGATGGCGCAGGAGACGTCATGTGGGGGGAGTTGGGGGACGTCGTGGCATATTTTGGG CTGAACTCGAACTCCAGTGCCTTTCCCTCATCATCAGAGTTCCTATACTTGTGTCGTGATGGGTCATACCAGCCCTTAAAGGATAATAATAGGCCGTGTGTATGGCTGAATCGCCCATGGCCGGTCATCGTCGCtaaaag AAAAGCCTCCGTCGCCGTGACTAATCTAATCAGTTCTTTAAATGACGGGGCCTTATTCGACGGCCATTGGCACGGGGCCTTATCCGCGTTACTTGAAGTCCGCGAGGCCCCAACTCCGTTATACCCGCCCAGGACTCCGCTGGACCATTTGGCCGGCGCCCGGGGCTTCCGGGAGGCGTACAGTCAGAGTGGATGCGATCCGCCAAG acacGTCACTCTGTGTACAACATCACTGTTAGCGAAAAATAAATGCGATTGGTTGAGCGAAGCAGGCGCTGTATACGGAATTACTCCGCCATTGCAGTGTATTTTGAGAGAAAACGAGCAGGCGTGTTTGGCCGCTGTCAAAAATCAGGAGTGTGACGTCACAGCCGTGGATAGCGACTGGATGTTGAGTGCTACaag agaTTTCAACCTAAACCCTATTCTATACGAAGTGACACCAATCGTCGAAAAGATGAACACCGTTGTGGCATACGTCAAAAAGGGCGGCAAAATCAACAAGATGGCCGATTTGCGCGGGAAACGAGCCGCGTTCCCGCGTTACGATGGCTTCGCTTGGCATTctgttattcaatatttaaataaagaaatcacttgtaatgaaatatttcacTATTTTGATGAAGTTTGCGCGCCTGGAAttgaaaactttaattttagtaaaaaaaaagtaaaaatagtagataaatttacaaaatcgtGCTATCAAAATGAGGATAATGAAAAGGCAGCTCTGTTGTCTTTGGTTCATGGAAATAGTGATGTAGCTTTTGTTAGTATGGAGACCTTTAATCAATATCAag CTGAACTATTTGCTTTACACGCGGAACAGCCAGAAATCGTACCACTGTGTCCTGAAGAAAACTCTAAATATTGCTACATAAGTTGGGCAAACATTGGCCATTTATATGCAACGAAGAATCTCACACAAATGCGTAGACACGAGATTACAAATGTCTTCACTAAATTAGACCAACTCTTTGGCAAACATCAACCGTTCCATAACCCAATGTTCTCAATATATGGTCCATTTAATCATCAACTGAACGTTCTGTTCcataacaatacaaaaatgttggCCAcagaagaaatatttaaaatgcatcCATATGACGCGATgcctttaaattttgaatttagaatattaaataatactatcGATAACTGTCAAATTAGCGATTCCACTTTTAGTAAGGCATTTGTAGCAGTACCTACATTCCTAACAGTGATATTAAATCTAGTCCTATGTTTAatgatgttaaattaa
- the LOC111000766 gene encoding BRCA1-associated RING domain protein 1 — MSTDKFNNFLKAVESVKKDYTCGYCKEMCVKPVTLSSCFHMICSDHFKNLKLCPTCKIPLDGCISYEDKQLETCVESIKELNKLCKDLRPTTKEAPEATKTSKSNKKSESGQEKKQKVLKSDKNTSLLSNTTTKGIEKKNSKGETVLHVACRQGKVDRAVDLLNMGANSNTKDNAGWTPLHEVVQNGNLELVRLLLQFNTLIDVPGQNNETPLHEAIRYNHVDIAIELVKNGADLEARNCKGETPLQLATEEVKSMLLEAAEDLQQTQGVNITHIANIHSDLDFEDIRVFCLSQVRSVSNKLKLLAKSHSNLHLEAKFTRKVTHLVTEEVDGVCVPSTDILQGIVNGVWILSSQWVNKSTEDSLEHFEEYEVKGIGNKLYRGPKISRYNKYKQLPGLFDGCHFYLHNFTTKYEISKNLVLTKAILSKLITDAGGIVLRRVPNPELIPDSEKLIPYHAKKGGKLEICSHYIIFKDIYEPMYNMAHIKALPLGWLIECIEKYELCDP, encoded by the coding sequence atgtcaactGATAAGTTTAACAACTTTTTAAAAGCCGTGGAATCGGTTAAAAAAGACTATACATGTGGATATTGCAAAGAAATGTGCGTAAAACCTGTTACACTAAGCTCTTGTTTTCATATGATTTGTTCAGATCACTTTAAAAACTTGAAACTTTGTCCCACATGCAAGATACCACTTGATGGTTGTATATCATATGAAGACAAACAATTGGAGACATGTGTGGAATCTATTAAGGAACttaataaattgtgtaaaGATTTGAGACCGACGACTAAAGAAGCTCCTGAAGCGACAAAAACTTcaaagagtaataaaaaatccgaATCAGGTCAGGAAAAGAAACAGAAAGTATTAAAATCAGATAAAAACACCTCTTTATTATCCAATACAACTACAAAAGGTATTGAGAAAAAGAACAGTAAAGGGGAAACCGTTCTTCATGTAGCATGCAGACAAGGCAAAGTTGACAGAGCCGTGGACTTGCTAAATATGGGGGCAAATTCCAATACAAAAGACAATGCTGGTTGGACACCACTACATGAAGTCGTACAAAATGGTAATTTAGAATTAGTCAGACTTCTTTTGCAATTTAATACCCTTATAGATGTTCCAGGGCAGAATAATGAGACACCTCTTCATGAAGCTATTAGGTATAATCATGTAGATATTGCTATAGAATTAGTTAAGAATGGTGCGGACCTAGAAGCACGAAATTGTAAAGGGGAAACTCCATTACAGTTAGCCACAGAGGAAGTAAAATCTATGTTATTAGAAGCTGCTGAAGATTTACAGCAAACACAAGGTGTTAACATTACACATATTGCAAATATACATTCTGACTTAGATTTTGAAGACATAAGAGTATTCTGTTTATCTCAAGTTCGATCAGTTTCAAATAAGTTAAAGCTATTAGCTAAGAGTCATTCTAATTTACACCTGGAAGCAAAATTTACAAGGAAAGTCACTCATTTAGTAACTGAAGAAGTGGATGGTGTATGTGTACCCAGCACAGATATATTACAAGGGATTGTAAATGGTGTTTGGATTTTATCAAGCCAATGGGTAAACAAATCAACCGAGGACTCTTTGGAACACTTTGAAGAGTATGAAGTAAAGGGTATTGGCAATAAGTTATATAGAGGGCCTAAAATTTCCAGAtacaacaaatacaaacaGTTGCCCGGACTCTTTGACGGCTGTCATTTctatttacacaattttacaaCTAAATATGAAATCTCCAAAAATCTTGTATTGACAAAAGCAATTTTATCCAAATTGATAACAGACGCTGGTGGCATTGTATTACGCCGTGTACCCAATCCAGAGTTAATTCCGGATTCTGAAAAACTTATTCCATATCATGCTAAGAAGGGAGGTAAATTAGAGATATGCTcacattacattatattcaaaGATATCTATGAACCAATGTACAATATGGCACATATCAAAGCTTTACCTCTTGGATGGCTTATAGaatgtattgaaaaatatgaattatgtgATCCATGA